The DNA region GCCTTGATATTACATCGAGGTTTCCCAATATCTGAAGCGGAATAGAAATGAGCGCCCGGTTCCTCACCATATGAAACATATGAGTAAAAATAACGACCGCCTTGGGTAGTCGGGTCCTTTTTAGCGATAGAAGAGCAGAGTTCGTAATCGCTTATTTCTTCAGCCGAAAATAGAGGAGCATTCTCTTGTAGTAGTTTTTCGATTAATTCTTGGGTTTGGCATTCGGAAAAAGACTGGCCTTTAATGCTTACGCAGCACTTTCCTGAATCATTGGAATGGTTGATCAAAACATGCATCGATGCTGGCGCAATGGCATCGAGGGTAACGGAGGAGATGCAGCCCACTAGCTTGCGGAAAATGGCTATGAGCTGTTCCGCATTCGCTCCGGCTCTAACCAGATCTTGATAGAGCGCATAGCCACGGCTATCGATTTTTGGCCTGATACCCAAGTTTAGCATTGTGTCGAAAAAATAGACGTAACCTAACGCCCAATCAGGGAAGTCTTCATGAGCCTTACCTAAAAACATGCCAATGCTTTCGACAGTTTCAATTGTATTTCCGGTTGAAATTTGCTGAATTTCCCCTGCGCGGCTGCCAATCGAGTTGAATTTTCCCTTGTTAAAATTGATATCCTGTAGCAATTTGGGCAGGTCCGTATTTTCAATGTCGGTATAATAAGTTGTTTTATCGAAGGAGTCGGTGCGTCCTCTAATAATTAACGGCCGGCCGTACCAAGCACTAACGCTTTTCGCGAAAATGTCTGATAGATGCATCCCCGCAACAAAGGACACAGTGCGAGGCGTAGATTCCATTTGACCGAATAGGAGTGTTAATGCTTCGAGCGTGCCGCCGCTTAGGCCACGTTGGTAAATATACTTTCCGGTTGGGTTTGTCGGCAGTTTTACCCAGTGGTTAGGTCCTAATTCTAATAGCTCAGTTAAGGGTTTAACTAAATCAGATCGAATATTCGCAGAACCAACGACTGAAAACATAAAAATGTAAAATATAGCGAATTTTAACATTGTCTTATTGTGTCATATTCGATTTGCGCGTCAAGTAGAGTGTTTTTTATTGCATCATCTTGACAAAATCGGTTTCCGTCACCACGGGAACCCCCAATTTTTGAGCTGCCTTCTGCTTGGTACTGACCGGACCATCCCCAACGACCAAATAGTCTGTGTTTGTGGAGACACTAGCAGGGGTTTGACCGCCGGCGGCTCGCACTTTTTTCTGAGCCTCTTTCCGATCCAACAGCGTGAGTGTGCCTGTAAAGACAACACTTTTGCCAAATAACGGATGCGTATTATCAAACGTTGCTTGAACGGGTTTAGCGATGGTTATGTGCCCAAGCAACGCGTCGATTTCTTTGTCAAAGGCCTTAAATCCCGCGGGGATGGAGCGAGCGATAGACTCACCTATGCCATAGATGCTCGTAAATTCTTCGAAACTGGCTTGGCGCAAGCGCTCTAGCGAACCAAAATGATTGGCAATGGTCTCTGCAATGGTGGGGCCTAAATCGTCGAAACCCAGCGCAGTCAGGAAATTAGGCAATGAGATGGTGCGCTTTTGCTCGATTTGAGCAAGCAGCTTCTTAGCTAGGGTTTCGCCCATGCGCTCCAGAGAAAGCAGTTGCTCAAGGGTAAGTTTGAATAAATCCACTGGTTCTTTGAGTAAATCTGCTTCGATTAATTTACGCACGATTTTATCGCCAAAGCCTTCAAGCTCCAGTACCGAGCAAAAGTGTAGCAGTCTAGATGCAATGATGTCCGGGCAGACTCCAGGCTCCGGGCAATGTAAAAACTCACCCTCAATCACTGTCATTTTGCCGCAAGAGGGGCAGGTCAGCGGGTAGGGTAGCGGCTCACCGACCGATTCAATGACTTGGTCCACATGCGGGATAACGCCCCCGCGTCTGACCACTTCAATCACCGCGCTGCGACTTAAACCTAAAGCGCTAAATAAAGTCAGGTTGTGCAAAGAAGCTCTAGACACCATCGCGCCAGAGACCCATACGGGTTCAAAAATCGCCACCGGCGTGATGACGCCCGTACGTGCCACAGACCATTCGACATCTGTTAGCTGGGTATGGGCGCTTTCGCCTTGAAATTTATAAGCGATGCTCCATTTGGGGTGATGGGCGGTGATGCCTAACCTGGCGTGCTCGCTGACGTTGTTGGCTCTGAACACCACACCATCGATTTCGTAATCTAACTCGGCCCGTTTTTCCTTGTAATCGAGATAAGCCTGCTCGCATTCATCAGGCGAATGAAGCGCGGCGACTGGCATCGCGTCAAAGCCCAGCGCTTTTAAGCAGGCAAACTTTTCGACTTCAGTGGCAAGGCCACTTCCATCAACATCATAGGCAAAAAATGATAAGCCGTAAGCTGCGGATTTGTCTGGCTCTTTTTGTTTAAGAGCGCCGCCAGCTAAGTTGCGAGGGTTAGAAAATTCGTCTTCATAAAACTTTCTAAAACGGGAAAGGGTCATATAAACCTCTCCCCGAACTTCGATTTTTTTTAAAGTGATTTGCTGCGGGATACCTGCAATCCTGCGGACATTCGCCGTGATATCTTCACCCTGATCTCCGTCTCCCCGCGTGGCCGCCAGTTTTAACCGGCCTGCGTCATCATAATGTATGGCGCAAGCAATGCCATCGATTTTAGGCATGGCAAGGACATCGCCCTGAATCTTGTCAAACCATTTAGTGAAAGCGTCTAAATCGTAACATTTATCCAGCGAAAGCATGGGCCTGCTGTGGACGATACGTTTTTGGTTGCCGGTTAAATCGGAGCCAACATCGGTCAATGCCGGGGAGTTGGGATGCAAGGAGCGCAAACGCTCAACCAGTCTGTCAAACTCAGTGTCAGAAATAGTCGGTGCGTTGAGAACGAAATAAGCATGATTATGCTGGCGAATCTGGTCTTCGAGTTGTTGGATTTCGTCTTGCATTGGATACAGAAATCCATATCAGTGGCGGTAGATATGAGCAACCTTCATTCGTCAGGAGCATTATTTCAGCAGTTGATGAATGCGGTCAGCACGTTCTGGCGTATCGTCCCTGATCCAGATTAACTCAGGTGTCAGGCGTAGTTTTACCTGACGACCGATTTCTTGCCTTAAGGCTTTTTTCTCTTGTTCCAAATAAACCAGCGTTTGCTGGCATTTTTCGTCAGAGCCAAAAAGCGAAAAGAATACTTTGGCGGCACTTAAATCAGGCGTTACTTCTACATCCAGGATCGTCAAAAACGCTGGGGTTTTTAAAAGCTTTGCTGAGAGCACCTTTTGGATCTCAGACCCGACGCGTTTAGGACGGATGGACATATTTAAGCCTGTGCTCCTTGCTCAGGTGCTGGGGCTTTAACTTTGGGCTCGTCTTTAATCGCACGGTCCAGTTTAGCAGCCACTTGTTTGAGTTCGTAGCATTCCAAAATGTCGCCGATTTGCACGTCATCGAAGTGATCAAGACCAATACCGCACTCGTAACCATTGGTGACTTCTTTCGCGTCATCTTTGAAGCGCTTAAGACTTGCAATGGTGCCTTCGTGCATGGTCTTAGGACCACGCTTGACTCTGATCTTACCTGAACGGATAATCTTACCATCGAGGACATAAGAGCCCGCGATTTTGCCAAGTTTATCCACTGGGAACACCGCACGTACTTCGGCTTTACCGAGATAGTTTTCTTCGAATACCGGAGCGAGCATACCTGCCATGGCGAGTTTTACTTCGTCTAGCATGGTGTAAATAATGCTGTAGGATCGAATGTCCACTTTTTCTTGCATTGCCAGCGTGTGTGCTTTGCTGTCTGGCTTGGTGTTAAAACCAATGATAATCGCCTTCGAAGCAAGCGCCAAGTTGACGTCGTTTTCGGTGATGGTACCCACGCCCGAATGGACGATGTCGACCGTCACCAGTCTGGTGGACAGACCTCTCAAGGAGGATACCAAAGCTTCAACAGAACCGTAAGCATCAGCTTTGACGATCAAGCGCAATGACTGGCCTTTGTCTTTTGGCGAGCTTTGCAAGAAGTTTTCCAGCGTAACGCGGGAGAACTTGAGCAGTTCTTGTTCACGAATCTTAATGGCGCGATGGTCAGCAATGGTTTTCGCCGCTTTATCGTCAGCGACCACGTTGAACTTATCACCGGCCATTGGAACACCGGAGAGACCCAAGACTTGCACAGCCATTGAAGGTGTTGCAAATTCCACGCGGTTACCTGTGGAGTCGTACATGGCGCGGACACGACCGAAATGCTCGCCTGCAACAATGCAATCGCCTTGTTTCAGAGTGCCACCTTCGGACAATACGGTTGCGACAGGACCACGGCCTTTATCGAGCTTCGCTTCGATAACAGCACCGATGGCTGGCTTGTCGTAGTTGGCTTTGAGTTCCATCACTTCGGACTGAGTCAAAATACCATCCAACAACTCGTCTAGACCGGTCTTTTTCAAAGCCGATACTTTAAATGCTTGGGTATCGCCGCCCCATTCTTCTACGACAACGCCGTGTTCAGAAAGCTGCTGCAAGACGCGTTCTGGTTTCGCATTGCCGGAGTCCATTTTATTAATGGCAACGATTAACGGAACCTTCGCATCTTTAGCATGATTAATGGCTTCGATGGTCTGAGGCATCACCCCATCATCAGCGGCCACAACCAAAATAACGATATCGGTGACTTGAGCACCGCGAGCACGCATTTCGGTGAATGCTTCGTGGCCAGGTGTATCGAGGAAAGTGACCAGGCCGCGCGCGGTTTGAACGGTATAAGCACCAATATGCTGCGTGATACCACCAGCTTCGCCTGCTGCCACTTTGGCTTGACGGATAGCGTCCAGCACGCTGGTTTTACCGTGATCGACGTGACCCATGACAGTAACCACAGGGGGCCTGGAGGTGAGATTTTCAGAAGTATCTTCCACGCCTTTGAGCAACGTGGTTTCTTCAAAGCCCACATTTTTAACTTCGTAGTCGAACTCGCTGGCAATAATAGAGACGGTATCTGGATCAATCGGCTGATTGACCGTAACCATCATGCCCATACTCATCAGCTTGGTGACCAATTGGCCTGCTTTTACAGACATTTGATGCGCTAGATCATTAACAGTAATCGGCCCTGAAAGCTCGACCACACGTTTATGAGCAGCGGCTTGCGTTAAGACAGTCGCTTTGCCAGGTTTTCGAACGCCACGGCGTTTTTTGCCAGAGTTCGACCAGAGTTCATAACCACCAGAACCCATTTCAGAGCGCTGATCTTTGTTATGGCCTCCGCCGAAAGATGTGCCGCCTTTTTTCTTGGCTGGGCGCATGCCTGGACGTGGAGGGCCGCCGGGGCCAGATGGGCCACCGGAGGGTGGCTGGGCGCCAATGCGAATTTCGCGAACTTGAGTAAATGGTCCCGGACGCGGGCCACCCATAGGCGGTCTTGGTCTGAATGAACGATTCTCGCCAGCGAGTCGTGCCCTGATGGCGTTTGGATCAATCACGCGCACAACGTTTTGTGCTGATAAAGGGGGTTTTAGGGGCGCTGCAGCGGTGCCTGCTGGCGCAGCAGGAGCGTTAACAGCCGCTGTCGCTGGAGCGGCAGGAGCGTTTGTGGCAACCTGTGTCACGGGCGCTCTGACAGCTGGAGCAGATTCAGATGGCGCCTGTGCAGTAGGTGTTTGAAACTGAGGCTGTGCGGATACTTCTTGCACGGGCTCGCGAACAGGCTCAACCGCAGCAGGAACAACTTCTTCGGGCTCGTCTTTACGACGTCTGAGAAGCGTTCGGGGCTTGGCAGAAGTGTCGACGCCACCTTGCAAGGCGTTTGCGACTTGATCTTCGTCGATATTACTCGAATGCGATTTCACGACGATGCCCTTAACCGCCAACTTGTTCAGTAACTCCTGATTTGAGAGGCCAAACCGTTTAGCTAGTTCATGTACCCGTACTTTCGCCATTCTTTTATAACTCCTGATCCGTTGGAATGCTTATACCCAAAATTGGCTTTTTAAAAGCCCTTGCGAAAGCTTTTCTATGAATTGCTTGTTCAAAACATTTGATAGTTTTGCACGTATAAGCTCCTCGCCCATCTAGGACATGGAGTTTATCCGTTTGCACCGATCCATCACCTAAGCGATAAAAACGCCACAGCTGGTCTATCTCACGGATAGACCGACAAGCAATGCACATACGAGTAATCAACTTCAAATTCCGAGCTGCTCTTTGGCTTGATTCAACAAGTCGATCGATTTTTCGATCGAAAAGCCCGTCACTTGTGCCAGATGGTCAGGCGTATCTAAAGCGATATCCGTTAAATCGGCATAAAAAGCATTGTTTAGAACTTCTAAATCTTCTGCGCTAAGTTCGGGTAAATTAATATCGCTACTTGGCTTTGCTTCCAAAGCAAAAAGTAATTTTGCTTTCTGTCTAGAAACAGGCAGCTTTTCTTCGGCCATAATAGAACCAGCACTTTTTTGAATCATTTCAATCAAGTTTTCTTGCATGCCAGGCAAGCCTTTGAGCAGTTCAGGATCAGCGCCAGCAATATCTTCAGCTTTTCTAAAACCGTGGTTGTACAAAGTTTGAATTTGTAGCTCGGTCAAGCCTTCGACTTGAGACAGCGAATACTGTGCGTCTTCTCTTTCCTTGGCAGCTTTGGATTCGGAATGGATATCAATCTTCCAACCGGTAAGCTCCGCAGCCAAACGAACGTTTTGGCCTCTTCGTCCGATCGCTAGCGAAAGCTGATCATCGGGGACGATAATTTGCATGGTGTGTTCGGCTTCGTTGACGAGCACGCGGGTAATTTCCGCTGGAGCAAGAGCGTTACACACAAAGCGAGCATCATCTTGATCGTAGGGAACGATATCGATCTTCTCACCTTTGAGCTCTTGCACCACAGCTTGAACGCGAGCGCCTTTCATACCCACGCAGGCGCCTACTGGATCAACATCGGAGTCCTTTGAGCGAACCGCGATCTTACTTCTAAAGCCTGGCTCTCTGGCTGCAGCTTCGATGCTGACAATGCCTTCTGCGATTTCGGGCACTTCTTGTTCAAACAACTTCACCACCACATTCGGGTGCGTTCTGGAAAGAATGATTTGTGAGCCGCGTGCTTCTTCGAGAACATCCAGCACATAAGCGACAATGCGATCGCCCACGCGGATGTTTTCTTTCATCACTTGTTCGCGGGTTGGGATAATGGCTTCGGCGCGACCGAGATCTACTACCACGCTGCCTTTTTCAAAGCGTCTGATAATGCCGGTGACCAGTTCGTCTTTGCGATCTTTGTATTCTTCGTAGACCAAAGAACGTTCCGCTTCGCGAACTTTTTGAACGATAATTTGTTTGGCGTTTTGCGCAGCGATACGGCCAAACTCGTTAGAGTCCAACTTGATGCCCAAATCTTCGCCCAGGGCGTCTTCGGTGAGGCCTGCGTCTAATTTTTTAGCAGCTTCGAAAGCGATTTCGACGCTTGGGTTTAAAACTTCTTTAACGATCTTTTTGAATTCGTAAACTTCGACTTCACCTGCGTCTGGGTTGTATCTAGCTTCCAAATCGGCAGAGGGACCGAGATTTTTTCGGGCAGCAGAGAGCATCGCGGATTCAAGCGCACTGATGATAATTTCTTTCTCAATATTCTTTTCTTTACCAACTTGCTCAATAACTGACTTCAAATCTAAGTTTGTTCTACTTTCCATTTTTCGCTCTCTCCGGGGTATATATGATGTTTGCTTCTCGAATATCATGCCAAGCAATTGGGCTTGAAACTGTGTCGACTTCGAGTGAAATTCCTGTGGTAGGGTCTACGCTTTTCAAAACACCGCGCAGGGTACCTGAAGATGTTTTGACACGTGCCATTTGGCTGATGCCATTGGTGAAATGGCTTTTTTTGGTCAGCGGTCTATCGAGGCCAGGGCTTGAAAGCTCCAGTTGATAGGCTCCGGCAAACCAATTGGCTTCGGCATTGCCGACATCCAAGGCATTAGAGAGCAGGCGACTTAAACTGCTCAATTCTTCTATAGAAGAGCGGTCAATAAACAGCGCCAGACAAGGTCTGCCTTTAAGTCCAGATACTTTAAGGGATACAAGTTCGCAGTTTTCGAGAGCTAAGATAGGCTCAACGTAATCGGCGATCTTTTGTTCTAGGGGGCCTAGGGGTTTTAAAAAGGGTTCTTTTTCAGACATTTAAAAATAAAAAGCCCAGCCCCTTCTGGTTTTCCAAAGAAAACCAGAAGAGCCCGGTACCAAGTTTTAAACGTCAAAGGCTCAAATGAGCTGGGCAAATATTGGTACCAATTTTGGTTTAGTAACGTGAAGAATCTCTGCCGTAGCCGCCGCCACCGCCGCTGCCACGGTTTCCACCGCGACCGCCGCCGCCGCCACCACCGCCGCCACCGTAGCCACCACCGCGACTGTCGTCACGAGGAGCCATTGGACGTGCTTCATTAACTGTGATTGCTCTACCTTCAAGGTTTGAGCCGTTCAATCTTTGAATCGCTTGTTCAGCTTGATCATCGGATGACATTTCCACGAAACCGAAGCCTTTGCTACGGCCGGAATGACGGTCCATAATGACGCGAGCTGAATCGACTTGGCCAAATGCTGCGAAAGCTTGAGCCAATGTATCGTCTGTGGCAGAAAAAGGGAGATTACCAACGTATAACTTTTTACCCATAACACCTCCTGGGGATAGGGACCGCTTCCGGAGGTTAAGCACCATGCCAACAGACTCGAATGAAGCGTTCTAACAGCCAGGCATCTTAGCTCACTGTTTTTAGCTTGGCAAGCCCCAACCAACCTAAAAAAGCATTTTTGGAGCGGTAAGGCCCAGGCGCGTCCACCTGATTTCATGCAGCAGCGCCGCCTGCAGTTCTGGATCGTGCCTCGAATTAGGCAAGTCTGCTAAGACACTTTTATACAAGGAAACCACTTTACGACGTACATTTTCAGAGCGCCCGGCAGCAAAATGGACATCGCGTATAAGACAGATCATTCTAAAAGCAGCCCGTCTACTCCAGATCCTGTCCTTTTGTTCAACGACTTCTCGATACTTAACAATTGCTTTCGGAAGCAAAAGCCTCGTCTCGAGCTTTTCGGCCTGTCTATAAGTTGCTTCCGCTTGATTCAAGGCGAATGCAGTTAAAGCTTGCGTTAATATGATAAAAAACCAAATTTTCATGGCGCGCCTATTAAATAGGCTTATCTAGAAAATAGTCAATCTAGAGCTTCTTAAAGGCTGTTTCGCTGTGCCACTGATCTGGGTGGTGTAGATCGGGGATGGTGGTTTTACATACACCCGTTGCGATTGTCACTTCCGGATTTTCTGCACTGGTCAATCTGATACCACATTCGCTGGTGAATGAGAGCATTCCATTTGTGCCGGCGACAGAAATGGCCATTCGAGCATTTCTATCTGGCATGACGTGTATTCCCAGAGGTTCAAAGTGGTGGAATAAAAGCCCAACGTCATGGGCGAAACTGCCTTGGTGTAGAAGATGAGCGTATTTGTCCGCTTCCAGTACCGTGGCGCCAGTATCGCCCATGAGCGTATGGTATTGCTGCGGATCAAAATCACCCTTCGGCAACTGGGTGTTGTTGATTTGTACAATCATTGTCCGATTTAAGTCTTTGCTGATTTGGTGGTGGAGCTGAGATGGTTTATCTGAGAAATAGGCTACCTGCGGTGCCAATAAATCCTCTGGATTTACCAATTTGGATGAGTCAGTAACAAGAGGAGTGTTGGGAATTCGTGAGCCGAGTTCGCTTCTTAATCGATGTTCCTCAGATACATATTCAATCGCAGGCGTTTGATTGCTTCTCCATTTGCCAGAGATAAGGTCGCCGACTTGCTTGGCTTGCGCGCTAATAGAGCTTAAATAGTCAATGCCAGCTTTTAGAGGTGCTGTTGCCAAATTCGCTGCCCATTGCAACCAACCAGGATTTTTAGGCTCCGCGACAGGTGTTTCTGAAGGTGAAACTCTGTAGGGCTCGGTATCATTGGAGTCGAAAGATGAAAAGCCAGAACCAGTGCCCAAAGGTTTGTCCGGCCCTTCTTCGTGAAGCATTTCAGGGGATTTCGGGCGAATTGGTTCAGCCATGCAAATCTATTGTATCATAGCTCTGCACTTGCATAGTTGCTTAGATATTATTCTTCTTCGCCTGAAACTGTAACGTCGTATGCGCCCAAGGCTTCCAATAGCTCTTCTAGCGCATCTACTGCATTGGCAGAATCCAAGGTGATTGTCACGCGGTTGCTTCTGGAGCGTGCAACCGGCGCATCTTCCCAATTGGCTTCGTCTTTTTCAATAATATATTCGTCAGCGGCAACACCGAAATCTTCGAACAGATCAGGAACATCTTCCTCATGGTCGCCTTCCATGATCCAGGAGAACCAGCTATTTAGTGCTTTGGCGGCTTGTTTCGAAGTTTCATCAGTATCAAAAGTGGCAATTAACTCAATTTCATCCATTGGAATTCTCCATATCGGGAATCAAAACACGGTGCAAAGAAAAAAATCAAGAGAGTCCCAACCATTTTTCCGCAAGTTCTTCTGCTTCGAAGTCTCTAAATTCTTGTTTAGCCCATAAAACTTTGCCGTCGTACGTCCGTTTGGAGAAGTCTAAGGGCAAATAAGCGCGTCTGTCTGCAGCGAAGAACTCAGTTAAGACGCCGTCGAAATATTCAGTGAGCAGCTCATGGTCAGCGTCTTCGCTGACGAATACAAACTCATGCGCGCGCTTTGACGTTCCTAAAAGGGCTTTGAGCCAAAATCCGTCCTTATCTTTTAATAGACTGACAGACAGTTCTTCAGAGGGCTCTAAATGGGATTGATGCTTAATTTGCAAAATATTCTGAATCATTTTTCGGATTCCTTATTGGGAGCCGGGGGCCCGGCTTGCTGGTTAATGGAATTTCATGGTGCAGTCGAGATGCCATTGGCATTTACTGCATTGAAAGAAGTCTCATCGGGCGAAATTATTGCGTATTTAGATCCTTTTGGCAATTTAGGCTCAGGCTTTGAAGGCCTAGATCTACTATTAAGCAAACCCGAAAGTTTAACCGGCGCCTTGGCAATGAGTTCTGCGTTGCTGGCAACGCCCGGCATTGATCTGTTGATATTAGATTCTTTGTTTTGGATGCCCGGCAAGCTCTCGGATTTCGAACAGGCGCTTAGGCACTTGGCTTTAGAAGCTGCAAAACACCAAAAGCGGGTGGTTTTAATCAACCCTGAAAATGGGATAAGAAAATGGCTGCTAAAAAGTTTGAAAACTTTTTGCAGCCAGCAAATCAGGATAGCTGATTAGGGTAGGTTAAGGAACATTGCGAACAAGGATTTGGTCACGTTCAAAACGAACCAAAACCACACCACCTTTGTCCGTTCCAAGCGGTGCCAAAGGCAAACGCAAGAAAGGGCCACCGGCATGAATGCGCTGGGCTTTGTACAAGCGTTCTTGGCCGGTAGAAGGCACCGAACGTCCGCGTGTACCAGGACCGTGGTGTTTATTAATGTAAGCATCCAAAGTTTCGGTCTTCTTGCCGGCAGCTCTTAACTCTTTAACTGCTCTGCGAAGCAAAGAGGCAATGTTTTTTCTACCCTTCAATAACCTTTCAACGCCATCCATACCTTCAATAAGATATGCAATTTGGATGTCTTTAAAAGAAACCAAAGTTCTTTTATTTTTTGTTTTTTCTGTAGCCATAAATTCCTCTTTGTTATAAACCGAGAAAAGAGTTGTCTAAATCTTTTAATAAGTCAACTGGGTCTTCTATTCCAACTGAAAGACGAATTAATCCATCTACTATTCCGAGCTCTTTTCTTACTTCCAAAGGCACTGATGCATGGGTCATCATAACAGGCAGCCCAATTAGGCTTTCTACGCCTCCTAAACTTTCCGCGCACTGAAATAATCGAGTTGATTCAGTAAACTGTTTAGCCTTACTTAAGCCTCCTTTTATTACAAAGGAGATCATAGCACCTGGTAGCTTCATTTGTTTCAGGCAAAGGTCGTATTGCGGATGATTTTTTAGGCCTGGATAAATTAGCTTTTCGACCTGAGAATGATTCTCTAAAAATGAGACGATCTTTTGAGTGTTCTCACAGTGTGCTTTCATGCGAACGGCCAGCGTTTTGGTTCCTCTGAGCGTTAAAAAACAATCAAATGGTGCTGCTACGCCTCCGGTTGAGTTGGAAACAAATGCGATTCGCTCAGCCCAGCCCGCATCGCTGGTCACGATGGCGCCGCCGAGCACATCGCTATGACCGCCCAAATATTTAGTGGTCGAATGCACGACCAAATCTGCCCCAAGCGCTAGAGGTTGCTGCAAATACGGGCTAGCAAAAGTATTATCCACTGCCACGGGGATTTTTTGAGCATGGGCGATTTGGCATACGGCTGCGATATCTACTAACTTCAGCATCGGATTGGTGGGCGTTTCAAGCCAAATTAGCTTGGTGTTTTTTCGCAGGGCAGGTCCCAGCTTGTTCACATCACTCAAATCCACGAAAGTGCTTTCAATGCCTAAGCGGCCAAATACCTGTGTTAATAGCCGGCGGGTTCCGCCGTATAAGTCATCGACTGCCACAATGTGATCACCTGCCGACAGACACATGAACAAAGTGGTCATGGCAGCGCAGCCAGAAGAGAAGGCAAAGCCGTGATCGCCGCCTTCGAGCGCAGCTAAATTATCCTGCAGCGCCGTTCGAGTTGGATTATGCGACCTGGTGTACTCATAGCCCTTGTGTTTCCCGGGAGATTCTTGGACATAGGTGGAGGACAGATAGATCGGAGTCATGATGGCCCCGGTCTCAAGGTCAGGATGTTGGCCGGCGTGAATACATCGGGTCGCGAAAGCGTTCTCTGAATGCGTCATAATCAAGGAGATTAATCGTGAAAACTCTTAAAAACCACACAATTTTTATTACCGGAGCAAGCCGTGGCATCGGCCGCGAGATCGCACTCAGATGCGCTAGAGACGGTGCCAATATTGTCATCGCTGCCAAAAGCGCCGAACCACACGCTAAATTACCAGGCACCATTTTCTCGGTGGCCAAAGAAGTAGAAGAAGCCGGGGGCAAAGCGTTACCCCTCCAGCTAGATGTTCGCGACACAGACCAAATCGCCCAGGTTGTTCAAAAAGCAGCCATTCACTTCGGCGGTATTGACGTTTTGGTAAACAACGCTGGCGCCATCAGGCTCACCAGCACCGATGCAACCCCAGCCAAATCTTTCGATCTGATGATGGGCGTGAATGCCCGAGCTACGTTTTTTTGTTCGCAAGCCTGCTTGCCTTATCTCGAAAAATCGCAAAATGCGCACATCTTAAATTTATCGCCGCCCATTACTTTTGAGCCAAAATGGCTTCAAAATAACCTGGCTTACACCATGACCAAGTACGGCATGAGCTTATGCACCGTGGGTATGGCAGCGGAGTTTCGCGACA from Myxococcota bacterium includes:
- a CDS encoding PLP-dependent aspartate aminotransferase family protein; this encodes MTHSENAFATRCIHAGQHPDLETGAIMTPIYLSSTYVQESPGKHKGYEYTRSHNPTRTALQDNLAALEGGDHGFAFSSGCAAMTTLFMCLSAGDHIVAVDDLYGGTRRLLTQVFGRLGIESTFVDLSDVNKLGPALRKNTKLIWLETPTNPMLKLVDIAAVCQIAHAQKIPVAVDNTFASPYLQQPLALGADLVVHSTTKYLGGHSDVLGGAIVTSDAGWAERIAFVSNSTGGVAAPFDCFLTLRGTKTLAVRMKAHCENTQKIVSFLENHSQVEKLIYPGLKNHPQYDLCLKQMKLPGAMISFVIKGGLSKAKQFTESTRLFQCAESLGGVESLIGLPVMMTHASVPLEVRKELGIVDGLIRLSVGIEDPVDLLKDLDNSFLGL
- a CDS encoding NAD(P)-dependent oxidoreductase gives rise to the protein MKTLKNHTIFITGASRGIGREIALRCARDGANIVIAAKSAEPHAKLPGTIFSVAKEVEEAGGKALPLQLDVRDTDQIAQVVQKAAIHFGGIDVLVNNAGAIRLTSTDATPAKSFDLMMGVNARATFFCSQACLPYLEKSQNAHILNLSPPITFEPKWLQNNLAYTMTKYGMSLCTVGMAAEFRDKRISVNSLWPRTAIWTAAIDMLMGEDAMNKSRKPAIVSDAAHALFLTPGGEITGQWLIDDDFLKSQGITDFDQYACVPGTTDLIPDFFV